From the Flavimarina sp. Hel_I_48 genome, one window contains:
- the leuD gene encoding 3-isopropylmalate dehydratase small subunit produces the protein MEKFTKLTETAVPLPVENIDTDQIIPARFLKATDKKGFGDNVFRDWRFNKDGSKNEDFVLNKDAYSGPILVAGDNFGCGSSREHAAWALGGYGFKVVVSSFFADIFKGNALNNGILPVQVTPEYLKKLLLSIKENPATNVTINLEEQTITSEAGQDHFDIDPYKKVCMINGYDDIDYLLSKKETIESFEKEREFSV, from the coding sequence ATGGAAAAATTCACAAAACTTACCGAAACGGCCGTCCCGCTTCCGGTAGAAAACATAGATACAGACCAGATCATCCCGGCGCGCTTCCTAAAAGCAACCGATAAAAAAGGCTTTGGCGATAACGTGTTCAGGGATTGGAGATTCAATAAAGATGGAAGCAAAAATGAAGATTTTGTTTTAAATAAAGATGCATACTCAGGCCCTATTCTGGTCGCGGGAGATAACTTTGGTTGTGGTTCCAGTAGGGAACATGCAGCCTGGGCGCTGGGTGGTTATGGCTTCAAAGTTGTCGTAAGCAGCTTTTTTGCTGATATTTTTAAAGGAAATGCCCTAAACAATGGTATTTTACCGGTACAGGTGACCCCGGAATATCTTAAAAAACTCTTATTAAGTATTAAAGAAAATCCGGCTACAAATGTCACCATAAACCTTGAAGAGCAAACGATAACTTCTGAAGCAGGTCAGGACCATTTTGATATAGACCCCTATAAAAAAGTGTGCATGATCAATGGTTATGACGATATTGATTATCTGCTCAGTAAGAAGGAAACCATTGAAAGTTTTGAAAAAGAGCGGGAATTTTCGGTTTAA
- the leuB gene encoding 3-isopropylmalate dehydrogenase — MKYKIALLPGDGIGPEVTDQAVKVLEAIADVYNHTFTYTHALVGAVAIDKTGDPLPEETLQICRESDAILFGAIGHPKYDNDPSAKVRPEQGLLKLRKSLGLFCNVRPVKAFEQLIDNSPLRREIISGTDISIFRELTGGIYFGSKELSEDGQTASDGCSYSVEEISRITHLAFKEAQKRRKKLTLVDKANVLETSRLWRKTVKEIAPQYADVELDFLFVDNAAMQLILNPKQFDVILTENLFGDIISDEASVIGGSIGLLASSSLGAENAMFEPIHGSFPQATGKHIANPLASILSAAMLLRHLDLHKEADAIETAVEKSLELGITTGDINPKNPFSTLKVGDFVADHITHPNDTNINYKNVHMGQSTII, encoded by the coding sequence ATGAAATACAAAATAGCACTCCTCCCCGGTGATGGTATAGGCCCTGAAGTTACAGATCAGGCCGTAAAAGTCCTTGAGGCGATCGCCGATGTTTACAACCATACGTTTACCTATACGCACGCGCTCGTGGGCGCCGTTGCGATTGATAAAACGGGCGATCCCCTTCCTGAAGAAACCCTTCAGATCTGTAGGGAAAGTGATGCCATTTTGTTTGGAGCCATAGGGCATCCCAAATATGATAACGATCCTTCGGCTAAGGTACGGCCAGAACAGGGACTGCTTAAACTGCGCAAATCCCTGGGTCTGTTTTGCAATGTGCGACCGGTTAAGGCTTTTGAACAACTTATCGATAATTCTCCCTTGCGCCGGGAAATAATTTCTGGCACAGATATTAGTATTTTCAGGGAATTGACCGGTGGAATCTATTTTGGTTCCAAAGAACTTAGCGAAGATGGCCAGACGGCTAGCGATGGTTGTTCCTATTCTGTGGAAGAAATCTCCCGAATCACCCATTTAGCGTTTAAAGAAGCGCAAAAAAGACGCAAAAAACTCACGCTGGTTGACAAAGCAAATGTGCTGGAAACGTCCCGCCTATGGCGGAAAACCGTAAAAGAAATCGCGCCTCAATACGCTGACGTAGAACTGGATTTTCTTTTTGTGGATAATGCCGCAATGCAGCTTATCTTAAATCCAAAACAATTTGACGTGATCCTTACCGAAAACCTTTTTGGCGATATCATCAGCGATGAAGCCAGTGTTATAGGCGGTTCCATAGGACTTTTAGCTTCTTCTTCCCTAGGGGCGGAAAATGCTATGTTTGAGCCTATTCACGGTTCGTTTCCGCAGGCAACTGGCAAGCATATTGCAAATCCACTGGCGTCCATTCTTTCCGCAGCCATGCTTTTAAGGCATTTAGATCTACATAAAGAAGCAGATGCGATTGAAACTGCGGTAGAAAAGTCGCTGGAACTTGGTATTACCACCGGCGATATCAATCCTAAAAATCCGTTTTCTACCTTAAAAGTTGGTGATTTTGTGGCTGACCATATTACGCATCCCAATGATACCAATATCAATTACAAAAATGTACATATGGGACAGAGTACGATTATTTAG
- a CDS encoding O-methyltransferase encodes MKLPASYNNILEKSTVMGFDMSSDPDFGSLLQTLVASKRDAHILELGTGTGLSLSWMVAGLHATSKITTLDNEENYLKIAREHIEDDSRVSIVCTDGAKWIEEYAGPSFNVIFADTWAGKFTHLEETLTLVAPGGFYIIDDLNPQKNWPEGHNKKVEKLIAYLNSREDFNLAHLNWSTGIIIMTRIARAIVN; translated from the coding sequence ATGAAACTTCCTGCCTCGTACAATAACATTCTAGAGAAATCCACCGTCATGGGTTTTGATATGTCATCAGATCCTGACTTTGGCAGTTTGCTTCAAACGTTAGTGGCTTCTAAAAGGGACGCCCATATTTTAGAACTGGGTACGGGTACCGGTTTATCCCTCTCCTGGATGGTTGCGGGTCTTCATGCGACTTCTAAAATAACAACGCTGGATAATGAAGAGAACTATTTGAAAATTGCCAGGGAACACATTGAAGATGATTCCCGTGTTTCAATAGTATGCACAGATGGCGCTAAATGGATCGAGGAATATGCAGGTCCTTCTTTTAACGTAATATTTGCTGATACCTGGGCAGGGAAATTTACACACCTGGAAGAAACTTTGACGTTAGTAGCGCCGGGAGGTTTCTATATTATTGATGATTTGAATCCACAAAAGAACTGGCCTGAGGGTCATAACAAGAAAGTGGAAAAACTGATCGCCTATTTAAACTCCCGCGAAGATTTTAATCTTGCCCATTTGAACTGGTCCACGGGAATTATTATCATGACCAGAATCGCACGCGCTATTGTGAATTAG
- a CDS encoding oxygenase MpaB family protein yields MKYFVKEDSIVRKIWGKSDTVLLIFAGAAAEFALNKAVDWLYFTGKLPADPLGRLFSTVTYAREIIFADEAKAFQSIDAIYHIHKAVENSRDSTIPDWAYRDVLFMLIFYSISSFEVLERRLTLAEKEEIYSVFKRLGERMKLKDLAADYKSWLPQRAAHLENDLVESRYTKDLFVQYKKHLGSIRYLFLIEGQKLVIPERVRDLLHFNHAHMLRFFVPVYKTSRVISVDRIIKNIILPSAYAKEIKELDVANSQ; encoded by the coding sequence ATGAAATATTTTGTAAAAGAGGATTCCATAGTGCGAAAAATATGGGGAAAAAGTGATACCGTGTTACTTATTTTTGCCGGGGCTGCGGCAGAATTTGCACTGAACAAGGCGGTTGACTGGCTTTATTTTACGGGAAAGTTGCCCGCAGATCCTTTGGGGCGTTTATTCTCAACGGTGACCTATGCACGGGAGATTATTTTCGCCGATGAGGCAAAAGCGTTTCAGAGTATAGATGCCATCTATCATATTCACAAAGCAGTAGAAAATTCGAGGGACAGTACCATACCAGACTGGGCGTACCGGGACGTGCTTTTTATGTTGATTTTTTATTCCATTTCCTCTTTTGAAGTTTTGGAACGAAGATTAACACTGGCCGAAAAGGAAGAGATTTATTCCGTTTTTAAACGTCTCGGTGAGCGCATGAAACTTAAAGATCTCGCTGCTGATTATAAAAGTTGGTTACCACAGCGTGCAGCCCATCTGGAAAACGATCTTGTTGAAAGCAGGTATACCAAAGATCTCTTTGTCCAGTATAAAAAGCATTTGGGCAGCATTCGCTATCTCTTTTTGATCGAAGGTCAGAAGTTGGTCATACCAGAGCGGGTCAGGGATTTGTTACACTTTAATCATGCGCACATGCTTCGGTTTTTTGTTCCTGTCTATAAAACCAGCAGGGTAATTTCAGTAGATCGTATTATCAAAAATATCATTTTGCCCAGCGCGTATGCAAAAGAGATCAAAGAACTGGATGTAGCTAATTCACAATAG
- a CDS encoding Gfo/Idh/MocA family protein, whose amino-acid sequence MENRQKKIKALVVGCGHMGASHARAYQQLDAFEIVGLVSRSPKSREKLSKELGGLPTFEDFETALRETRPDVVSVNTYPDTHADYVRQSLNANAHVFVEKPLATTVDEAKELVVLALQKNRKMVVGYILRVHPSWTRFVEVAQTLGKPLVMRMNLNQQSSGEKWYTHRQLMKSMSPIVDCGVHYLDIMCQMTQSQPESVSAIGVRLSEEIDSEMYNYGQLQVRFKDGSVGWYEAGWGPMMSETAFFVKDVIGPKGSVSIADKPKNSSQDIEGHTKTGGLLLHHSALNSEGNFDKEDEIIPTPDEPDHDALCLLEQEFLLRAIDTDEDLSEHLNDAVNSLKVVLAADQSVKTGKTVFLGNN is encoded by the coding sequence ATGGAAAACAGACAAAAAAAAATAAAAGCACTTGTGGTAGGTTGCGGTCATATGGGCGCATCACATGCACGTGCCTATCAGCAACTGGATGCGTTTGAAATCGTAGGTTTGGTGAGCCGTTCACCTAAAAGCAGGGAAAAATTATCAAAAGAGTTGGGCGGATTGCCCACCTTTGAAGATTTTGAAACGGCGCTGCGCGAGACCAGGCCAGATGTGGTTTCCGTTAATACTTATCCCGATACCCACGCTGATTATGTGCGACAAAGCCTTAACGCAAACGCGCATGTTTTTGTGGAAAAACCGCTTGCCACAACGGTTGATGAAGCTAAAGAACTGGTGGTACTAGCGCTTCAGAAAAACAGGAAAATGGTGGTTGGTTATATTTTAAGGGTGCACCCTTCCTGGACGAGATTTGTTGAAGTTGCCCAGACGCTGGGAAAACCGCTTGTTATGCGTATGAATTTAAACCAGCAAAGTTCGGGTGAAAAGTGGTACACGCACCGCCAACTCATGAAAAGTATGTCGCCCATTGTAGATTGTGGGGTGCATTATCTTGATATCATGTGCCAGATGACACAATCCCAGCCAGAGAGTGTGAGCGCGATAGGTGTTCGGCTTTCCGAAGAAATTGATAGCGAAATGTATAATTACGGTCAGTTGCAGGTACGTTTTAAAGATGGTTCTGTAGGATGGTACGAAGCCGGCTGGGGACCTATGATGAGCGAGACCGCTTTTTTTGTCAAAGACGTCATAGGTCCCAAAGGTTCTGTGAGTATTGCTGATAAGCCCAAAAATTCTTCTCAGGATATTGAAGGTCATACTAAAACCGGTGGATTATTGTTACACCATAGCGCGCTGAACAGTGAAGGGAATTTTGATAAAGAAGATGAGATCATACCTACCCCAGATGAACCAGATCATGACGCCCTTTGTCTGCTGGAGCAGGAGTTTTTGTTACGGGCAATCGACACCGACGAAGATCTCAGCGAACATCTAAATGACGCTGTAAATAGCTTGAAAGTAGTGCTTGCCGCAGATCAATCTGTCAAAACTGGTAAAACGGTGTTTTTGGGGAATAATTGA
- a CDS encoding hydrolase: MKKEQNIPTFGSKLRKNIVEVPGCIQQCSGIKVFGQVLKSFLFSTDIAIIRNTNANAIIAVYPFTPQPIISQALISAADKPVFCGVGGGVTSGIRSVELALHAEFQGALGVVLNKPASNELIKELKQKIDIPVTITVVSEKDDIKGRLNAGVDIFNVSGGENTVSIINTIRKISAEVAIIATGGKTEQTITQVIEAGANAVSYTPPSTGFLFKEIMQKYRSE; the protein is encoded by the coding sequence ATGAAAAAAGAGCAAAACATTCCCACATTTGGCAGTAAACTGCGCAAAAATATTGTTGAGGTACCGGGGTGTATACAACAATGTTCGGGGATTAAGGTATTTGGTCAGGTTTTGAAATCCTTTCTTTTCAGTACAGATATCGCGATCATCCGCAATACCAATGCAAATGCGATTATTGCCGTTTATCCTTTTACCCCGCAGCCCATTATTAGTCAGGCCTTAATTTCGGCAGCAGATAAACCCGTTTTTTGTGGAGTAGGGGGTGGAGTGACCTCAGGCATACGTTCTGTAGAGCTTGCCCTGCACGCCGAATTTCAAGGGGCGCTGGGCGTGGTTTTAAATAAACCGGCAAGTAACGAACTCATTAAAGAACTGAAGCAGAAAATTGATATTCCCGTGACCATTACCGTGGTTTCCGAAAAAGATGACATCAAAGGAAGATTGAATGCCGGGGTGGATATTTTTAACGTTTCCGGGGGAGAGAATACAGTGAGTATTATCAATACGATCCGAAAAATCAGCGCTGAGGTTGCCATTATCGCTACCGGTGGTAAAACAGAGCAAACCATCACGCAGGTCATAGAAGCCGGGGCGAATGCGGTTTCCTATACGCCTCCCTCCACAGGTTTTCTGTTTAAGGAAATTATGCAGAAATACCGAAGTGAATAA
- a CDS encoding acetate/propionate family kinase, which translates to MKILVINSGSSSLKFQLFEMPAAKVLASGMVERIGIDGSEIHYKTATGKTSEKTQINDHTEALKKVTGLLLDSNHGVLQNVDEVGAVGHRVVHGGSKFTETTLVNDQVKKSIGELTALAPLHSPANLTGIEVAEKIFPETPQIVVFDTAFFQSIPQKAYQYAIPKELLEKEDIRQYGFHGTSHKYVSEKAIDFLKKTSNKYSKIISIHLGNGCSITAIKDGKAVDHSMGFSPANGLVMGTRAGDIDQSVLFYLMETLGYSAQEVNTLLNKESGMLGLTGYSDLRDIEAEAEKGNKTCQLALALNTYRIKKYIGAYAAALNGLDALIFTAGIGENSSKIREMTCAAMDFFGIALDPAKNELRESKIRGIHAENSAVQILIVPTNEELEIANQTFKLVNQL; encoded by the coding sequence ATGAAAATACTAGTAATAAATTCTGGCAGTTCTTCCTTAAAATTTCAATTGTTTGAGATGCCTGCGGCTAAAGTGCTCGCGAGCGGTATGGTGGAACGCATTGGGATTGATGGGAGCGAAATTCATTACAAGACCGCTACCGGAAAAACTTCAGAAAAAACACAAATCAATGACCATACCGAAGCGTTAAAAAAGGTCACAGGTCTACTGCTTGATAGTAATCACGGAGTTTTGCAAAATGTTGATGAGGTAGGAGCCGTAGGACATCGTGTGGTACATGGTGGAAGTAAATTTACCGAAACCACGCTGGTCAATGATCAGGTGAAAAAAAGTATTGGGGAATTGACCGCCCTTGCCCCCTTGCACAGTCCCGCCAATTTAACGGGTATAGAAGTGGCAGAGAAAATTTTTCCTGAAACACCTCAAATCGTTGTTTTTGATACCGCATTTTTTCAAAGTATTCCGCAGAAAGCGTATCAGTATGCAATCCCGAAAGAATTATTAGAAAAAGAAGACATTAGACAGTATGGATTTCACGGTACCAGCCATAAATATGTAAGTGAAAAAGCGATTGATTTTTTAAAGAAAACGTCAAACAAATATTCAAAAATCATCAGTATTCACTTAGGTAATGGCTGTAGTATAACCGCTATAAAAGACGGGAAAGCCGTAGATCATTCTATGGGTTTTAGTCCGGCAAATGGTCTTGTTATGGGTACGCGCGCCGGGGATATTGATCAGTCTGTGCTCTTTTATCTTATGGAAACGCTGGGATATTCTGCCCAGGAGGTCAATACGCTACTCAACAAAGAAAGTGGCATGCTGGGACTTACCGGTTACAGTGACCTGCGGGATATTGAGGCGGAGGCCGAAAAAGGTAATAAAACCTGTCAACTCGCTTTAGCGCTCAACACGTACAGGATAAAAAAATATATAGGTGCCTATGCCGCAGCCCTAAATGGGCTGGATGCCCTGATTTTTACCGCAGGAATAGGGGAAAATAGCAGTAAAATTAGGGAAATGACCTGCGCAGCTATGGATTTTTTCGGTATAGCGCTTGATCCAGCTAAAAATGAACTTCGGGAATCAAAAATTAGAGGAATTCATGCCGAAAATAGCGCCGTACAGATCCTAATCGTACCTACTAATGAGGAATTGGAAATTGCCAACCAGACTTTCAAGCTTGTCAATCAGCTGTAA
- the pta gene encoding phosphate acetyltransferase, producing the protein MNKGIYIATLEPNSGKSIITLGLMRTLLGKIARVGYFRPIIDDQKKGEKDNHIATVLSTFDIDLDYKDACAFTRSQIIKKRNKGHAGEILDTIITKYKELEERFDFVLVEGSDFTGDSSVFEFDTNVLIAKNLGIPTIVVASGVGKSEEELLGSMQIAYTSFRDRDVTVVGMVANKVQEENLKIASKGLRDFLPKEVSVFSIPFTEKLAHPTIKEIVEELDGNVLFGENFLDNQTGSFGVGAMQLRNYLTHLKTDSLVITPGDRADIILGALQANISSNYPRISGIILTGGLIPEEPILKLIEGLSQVVPIVSVSDGTFSVTNRIGSIKSKIYADSNQKIEASLAIFEKQVNFDDLVERLISFKHGGITPRMFQYGIMKRARTNKKHIVLPEGTDERILNAAARLVQLDIVAITLLGEKKKIEEKINLNAIPLNLEKVQVIDPINSKHFDDYVETFYELRKHKNLNMDIARDWMADVSYFGTMMIYKGHADGMVSGAMHTTQHTIKPALQFIKTKPGVSVVSSVFFMCLEDRVSVFGDCAINPNPTAEELAEIAISSAESSKGFGIEPKIAMLSYSSGTSGKGEDVDRVRQATELVKKQRPDLKVEGPIQYDAAVDLRVGKSKMPDSEVAGQASVLIFPDLNTGNNTYKAVQRETGALAIGPMLQGLNKPVNDLSRGCTVDDVFNTVIITAIQAQGI; encoded by the coding sequence ATGAACAAAGGTATTTATATCGCTACGTTAGAGCCTAACAGTGGCAAATCTATCATTACGCTGGGCCTCATGCGCACCCTTCTGGGTAAAATTGCCAGGGTGGGTTATTTTCGGCCTATTATTGACGATCAGAAAAAGGGTGAGAAAGACAATCATATTGCCACGGTACTTTCCACGTTTGACATTGATCTTGACTATAAAGACGCCTGTGCATTTACGCGTAGCCAGATCATTAAAAAGCGTAATAAAGGCCACGCCGGTGAAATACTGGACACGATAATCACAAAATATAAAGAGCTTGAAGAACGCTTTGATTTTGTGCTTGTGGAAGGCTCGGATTTTACGGGCGATAGTAGTGTTTTTGAGTTTGATACGAATGTGCTGATTGCAAAAAACCTTGGGATACCCACCATCGTTGTTGCCAGCGGCGTAGGCAAGTCCGAAGAGGAATTACTGGGCAGTATGCAGATTGCCTATACCTCTTTTCGCGACCGTGATGTTACGGTGGTGGGCATGGTGGCCAACAAGGTGCAGGAAGAAAATTTAAAGATTGCATCTAAGGGCTTACGCGATTTCCTACCAAAAGAAGTCTCGGTGTTTTCCATTCCCTTTACCGAAAAACTCGCACATCCCACCATTAAGGAAATTGTGGAAGAATTGGACGGTAACGTACTTTTTGGTGAGAATTTCCTGGATAATCAAACCGGAAGCTTTGGGGTGGGTGCCATGCAATTGCGCAATTACCTTACACATCTTAAAACCGATAGCCTGGTCATTACGCCCGGTGACCGCGCAGATATTATCCTGGGTGCGCTACAGGCCAATATTTCTTCTAATTACCCCCGTATTTCCGGTATTATCCTTACCGGTGGACTCATTCCCGAAGAGCCTATCCTTAAATTGATCGAAGGGCTTTCACAGGTTGTGCCCATCGTTTCGGTAAGTGATGGTACTTTTTCGGTGACCAATCGCATTGGTTCCATAAAGTCAAAAATCTATGCGGACAGCAATCAGAAAATTGAAGCTTCCCTGGCTATTTTTGAAAAACAGGTCAATTTTGATGACCTGGTGGAGCGGCTTATAAGTTTTAAGCATGGCGGTATCACGCCGCGTATGTTTCAGTACGGTATCATGAAACGCGCCCGTACAAACAAAAAACATATTGTACTGCCAGAAGGTACAGACGAGCGCATTCTCAACGCCGCCGCCCGTTTGGTACAGTTGGATATTGTAGCTATTACTTTGCTTGGCGAAAAGAAAAAAATAGAGGAAAAGATAAACCTGAACGCCATTCCCTTGAATCTGGAAAAAGTTCAGGTCATCGATCCCATTAATTCTAAACATTTTGATGATTATGTAGAAACCTTTTACGAACTGCGCAAGCATAAAAATTTAAATATGGACATCGCCCGCGACTGGATGGCAGACGTGTCTTATTTTGGTACCATGATGATCTATAAAGGTCATGCAGATGGTATGGTTTCTGGCGCGATGCACACCACGCAGCACACGATCAAACCTGCATTGCAGTTTATCAAAACAAAACCAGGTGTTTCGGTGGTTTCTTCCGTGTTTTTTATGTGTCTTGAAGATCGGGTTTCGGTATTTGGGGATTGCGCGATCAACCCCAATCCTACTGCAGAGGAGTTGGCCGAGATCGCTATTTCTTCGGCAGAAAGCAGCAAAGGTTTTGGCATAGAGCCAAAAATCGCAATGCTTTCCTACTCTTCGGGAACCTCTGGAAAAGGTGAAGATGTTGACCGGGTACGACAGGCCACGGAGCTTGTCAAGAAACAGCGGCCAGACCTCAAAGTGGAAGGTCCCATTCAATATGATGCCGCTGTAGATCTTCGTGTGGGCAAGAGCAAAATGCCAGATTCTGAAGTTGCCGGGCAGGCCAGCGTACTTATCTTTCCTGATCTCAATACCGGGAACAATACGTATAAAGCGGTGCAACGGGAAACCGGCGCGCTCGCTATTGGGCCTATGTTGCAGGGCCTTAATAAGCCGGTAAATGACCTGAGCCGCGGGTGTACCGTAGATGATGTTTTTAACACGGTAATCATTACGGCTATACAGGCGCAGGGAATTTAA
- a CDS encoding DUF4252 domain-containing protein: protein MRYLIVTFLAIIMVSCNGEQSLQEYYVDHKENNDFVMLDVPANLILPNSNTMPEAQREILKTIKKVNILALPLNSETQALYQPETEKVMSILKRDDYEELMSFGKPSQRMRFYINGEEDAIDEVIVFAQDDKKGFLLARVLGDDMNVAEMVKLTQNISKEDGSFDTAQFEGVMDIFKNN from the coding sequence ATGAGATATCTAATAGTCACCTTTCTGGCCATCATCATGGTGAGCTGCAATGGGGAGCAATCCTTACAGGAATATTACGTAGATCATAAAGAAAATAATGATTTTGTAATGCTCGATGTGCCCGCTAACCTAATTCTGCCGAACAGTAATACGATGCCTGAGGCGCAGCGGGAAATATTGAAAACCATAAAAAAAGTCAATATTCTTGCACTTCCTTTAAATTCGGAAACTCAGGCGCTTTACCAGCCAGAAACCGAAAAGGTAATGTCAATACTTAAGCGTGATGATTATGAAGAACTAATGTCCTTCGGAAAGCCCAGTCAGCGTATGCGCTTTTATATTAACGGTGAGGAAGATGCGATAGATGAAGTGATAGTCTTTGCGCAAGACGATAAAAAGGGATTTTTGTTGGCCCGTGTTTTGGGTGATGATATGAACGTTGCAGAAATGGTAAAACTTACACAGAACATTAGTAAAGAAGACGGTAGCTTTGATACCGCACAGTTTGAAGGTGTCATGGATATCTTTAAAAATAACTAG
- a CDS encoding DUF4252 domain-containing protein yields MTKILISALVFLMGFAAQAQDPFQRFEDMQDVASIVVNQKMFKMLSQFNLDTDDPEMKSYIELVNSLDDIKFYSTKDANTAKLMRTEFDKYLGMAKLEELMRVKDDGKNVQFYVKPGKSDEYAREFLMFIDGINGSEDTVIAKITGNIDLREIGKIASSINFSGSEELKNVKIK; encoded by the coding sequence ATGACTAAAATACTTATAAGTGCACTGGTTTTCTTGATGGGTTTTGCCGCACAGGCACAAGATCCCTTTCAAAGGTTTGAAGATATGCAGGATGTCGCCTCGATTGTTGTGAACCAAAAGATGTTTAAGATGCTATCTCAATTCAATTTAGATACAGATGATCCTGAAATGAAGAGTTATATTGAACTCGTGAATAGCCTGGATGATATTAAGTTCTATTCCACTAAAGATGCCAATACCGCTAAGCTTATGCGTACTGAATTCGATAAATACCTGGGAATGGCAAAGCTGGAAGAGCTCATGCGTGTAAAAGATGACGGTAAAAACGTTCAGTTTTATGTTAAACCGGGAAAAAGTGATGAATATGCGCGCGAATTCCTCATGTTTATAGACGGTATCAATGGTAGTGAAGATACGGTTATCGCTAAGATTACCGGGAACATAGACCTGAGGGAAATAGGGAAAATCGCAAGCAGTATTAATTTTTCGGGCAGCGAAGAGCTTAAGAATGTGAAAATAAAGTAA
- a CDS encoding RNA polymerase sigma factor, translating into MNQKDFLTIVRPFQDKMYRLARRLLTSEEEAQDATQEVLLKLWSKKKQLKKYRSAEAFAMTMTKNYCYDTLKAKRSNNLSLVHTNYKDNSYDTVREMEVSDSVNWVYKLMKALPEQQQLVLQLRDVEQYTNAEIAEQLQINEGTVRTALSRARKTIREGLMEKHRYGIN; encoded by the coding sequence ATGAACCAGAAAGACTTTTTAACGATTGTACGCCCCTTTCAGGACAAAATGTACCGCTTGGCACGGCGCTTGCTAACTTCTGAAGAAGAAGCGCAGGATGCGACTCAGGAAGTACTTTTAAAATTATGGTCTAAAAAGAAGCAACTAAAAAAATACCGCAGTGCGGAAGCTTTTGCGATGACTATGACAAAAAATTACTGTTATGATACCCTAAAGGCCAAACGTAGCAATAACCTAAGCCTTGTTCATACCAATTATAAAGACAACAGTTATGACACGGTAAGGGAAATGGAAGTAAGCGATAGCGTGAACTGGGTCTATAAATTGATGAAGGCGCTTCCTGAACAGCAGCAGCTCGTTTTACAGTTGCGTGATGTGGAGCAATATACTAATGCAGAGATCGCAGAGCAACTGCAAATTAACGAAGGCACTGTACGTACGGCACTTTCCCGGGCCAGAAAAACAATACGGGAAGGATTAATGGAAAAACACCGCTATGGAATCAATTAA